The genome window GGCTCGCATCTATCGCCCCGCCAAGACCGCAATGCAGTCGGGCAAGGCCAAGTCGAGGGACTGGCGGCTGGATTTCGAACCCGCGTCTGCGCGCACCATCGATCCGCTGATGGGCTGGACCAGTTCCTCGGACATGAACGGCCAGGTGCGCCTTTCGTTCGAGACCCGCGAGGAGGCCGTCGCCTATGCGGAGCGGCACGGCATTCCATTCCGGCTGCACGAGCCGCAGGAGCCGCCTGTCATCCTGAAGGCCTATGCCGACAATTTCGCCACCAATCGCAAACAGCCCTGGACGCATTGAAGGGGCGGCTATCGCTCCCGACACGGTCGGTCGCGACTTGAGCCGCAGTGTCGAGGGC of Brevundimonas subvibrioides contains these proteins:
- a CDS encoding ETC complex I subunit, producing the protein MLARIYRPAKTAMQSGKAKSRDWRLDFEPASARTIDPLMGWTSSSDMNGQVRLSFETREEAVAYAERHGIPFRLHEPQEPPVILKAYADNFATNRKQPWTH